The Eggerthella guodeyinii sequence GGCCGAAGTACAAGAACTCGACGACGTCGGGCAGCGAGTCGGTGGCCACCGTGATGGTCACCTGCTCCTCGGCCTGCCAGGCGGCGTCCTTCAGCACGCCGGGGAAGCGCTCGCGCACCGCCTCGACATGGCTCGCGCCCGCCCGCATCGCTTGCAGTTTCCTCTTCATGACACTCTCCTACTCGGACGGGGCGTTGCGCGCGCCTTCGGTCGCAGCGAACAGATCCTTGAACAGCGGCGCCTCGTGCAGCACGTCGGTATCCTGCTGCAGCACGACGGCCGTGGCCTCCTCGACGCCGGACAGCACCGGCTGGGGAAGCGCCACGCCGAACCACAGCACCACGGCTGCCAGCACGAACTCGGGCAGCAGCGCCAGCACGCCCACGTCGCCCTTCTTCATGCCCTCGGGCTCCTTGCCCATCACCGCATGCGTCACCACGTGCGTCAGCGCCGCGATGACCACGGTCAGCGCGAGGGCGAACACCACCACGAGCACGATCTGGCCCGCCACGATGCCGGCCACGAAGGCCATGACCTCGGACAGGAACATGGCGAACGGCGGGAAGCCCGACAGCGCGAACAGGCCGACGGCCAGCAGCACGCCCGTGGCCGGGGCCACCTTCAGGATGCCGCTGATCTTGTTGAGGTCGCGGGTGCCGTACTTCATCAACACGTTGCCCGACAGGCAGAACAGCAGCGCCTTCGTGAAGCCGTGGAAGATGCAGTGCAAAAGCGCCGCCGCCACGCCGAGCGGGCCGCCGAAGCCCAGGCACAGGGCCACGACGCCCACGTTCTCGCACGAGCTGTAGGCCAGCTTGCGCTTGAGGTCGTCCTGCGAGAACACGGCGAACGCGGCGAACGCCACCGACAGGATGCCCAGCACCAGCATGAGCGTCTGCGGGAAGTCCGGGCCGATGGCCTGCACGGCCAGGATGTAGAACCGGATGATGATGAGCATGGCGCATTTCAGCAGCACGCCCGACAGCAGGCCGGACACAGGGCTCGGCGCCTCGGAGTGCGCGTCGGGCAGCCACGTGTGCATGGGGAACAGGCCGGCCTTCGTGCCGAAGCCGATGGCGGCGAACACGAACGCGATCTGCATGAGCACGACGTCGAACTGCGAGGCGTACGGCAGAAGCGACGTCCAGAACACGGCCTGGTGCGCGTCGGCCATCACGTCGGCCGCGTTGGCGTACACGAGCACGGTGCCGTACAGGCCGAACGCCACGCCGGCGGTGCACACGATGACGTACTTCCACGCGGCCTCGAGCGAGAGCTTCGTGGAGTAGGCGCCCACGAGGAACACCGTGGACAGCGTCGTGGCCTCGATGGCCACCCACATCATGATGATGTTGTTGGACAGCGCCACCACGAGCATGGTGAACACGAACAGGCTGAAGAACACGTAGTACTGCTTCACCTGCGACGGGGTCATGTGCCCGATCTCAACGTCGTGGCGGATATAGCCCAGCGAGTAGAAGCCGGTGAGGAACCCGATCGTGCCGATGAGCGCCACGAACACGCTGCCGAGCGCGTCGAGGTGGAACCACAGGCCGACGGCGTTCACCGCCTCGCCCGAGATCACCACCTGCGATGTCAGGAAGAGCGCGAGCACGAGCACGCCGGCGAGCGACGCGAGGTGCACGGCCTCGTACAGGCCGCGCGGCACGCTCTTCGACGGCAGCGCGGCCATGACGAGCGACGCGGCGAGCGGCAACGCCATGAGCACGATGACCAGCATTGAGTAATCCATGGCTCACCCCTACCCTTTCAATTCCATGAGGTCGTCGGCATCCAGCGTGTGCGCGGTGCGGTAGATGCGCACGGCCACCACGGCCATGATGATCACCGCGAAGAACGCGTCGGTGGCGATGCCCACCTCCACGAGCTCGGGGGCCTCGGGCGCCAGCAGCGCCAGCGTCACGTGCGAGCCGTTCTCCATGAGGCAGTACCCGAAGATCTGCTTCACGATGTTGCGCTGCGTGACGATGCAGGTGAGGCCGATGAAGAAGTGCGCAAGCGAGATGGCCAGCGCCGGCTTCACCTCCGCGGCCGTCGGCAGGTCGATCCCCTGCACCACGACGAAGCACAGGAACACCTCCACCGCGATGATGGCGATGCTCTTGACCGGCGTGATCTTCGGCGACAGCCCCGCGCCCGCGTCGCCCATCTTCTTGCACGCGTACAGGATGATGCCGGGCACGACGAGCACCTTCGTGACGAAGGCGGTGCCGGCCCAAGTGAACAGCTCCACCGATCCCGTCACGCTGCCCAGCGCCACGAACAGCGTCACGAGCACGACCGATTGGGCCGCGTACACGTAGGCCGCGCGCGTCGGCGTCTTGGACAGCACGACCAGCATCGAAGTCACGATCAGCAGGCCGCCCAGTATGTTAACCAAGGTATATCCAGTCATTTCGATCTCCTCACCCCAACCACGCGGCGGCGATGAAGCTCGAGCACACCGTCATGACCATCAGTACGACGAACACGCCGATC is a genomic window containing:
- a CDS encoding hydrogenase 4 subunit F, coding for MDYSMLVIVLMALPLAASLVMAALPSKSVPRGLYEAVHLASLAGVLVLALFLTSQVVISGEAVNAVGLWFHLDALGSVFVALIGTIGFLTGFYSLGYIRHDVEIGHMTPSQVKQYYVFFSLFVFTMLVVALSNNIIMMWVAIEATTLSTVFLVGAYSTKLSLEAAWKYVIVCTAGVAFGLYGTVLVYANAADVMADAHQAVFWTSLLPYASQFDVVLMQIAFVFAAIGFGTKAGLFPMHTWLPDAHSEAPSPVSGLLSGVLLKCAMLIIIRFYILAVQAIGPDFPQTLMLVLGILSVAFAAFAVFSQDDLKRKLAYSSCENVGVVALCLGFGGPLGVAAALLHCIFHGFTKALLFCLSGNVLMKYGTRDLNKISGILKVAPATGVLLAVGLFALSGFPPFAMFLSEVMAFVAGIVAGQIVLVVVFALALTVVIAALTHVVTHAVMGKEPEGMKKGDVGVLALLPEFVLAAVVLWFGVALPQPVLSGVEEATAVVLQQDTDVLHEAPLFKDLFAATEGARNAPSE
- the hyfE gene encoding hydrogenase 4 membrane subunit, translating into MTGYTLVNILGGLLIVTSMLVVLSKTPTRAAYVYAAQSVVLVTLFVALGSVTGSVELFTWAGTAFVTKVLVVPGIILYACKKMGDAGAGLSPKITPVKSIAIIAVEVFLCFVVVQGIDLPTAAEVKPALAISLAHFFIGLTCIVTQRNIVKQIFGYCLMENGSHVTLALLAPEAPELVEVGIATDAFFAVIIMAVVAVRIYRTAHTLDADDLMELKG